The Nicotiana tomentosiformis chromosome 9, ASM39032v3, whole genome shotgun sequence genome contains the following window.
ctcatttttgggctGCCTTTCTTGTATcgaaatctacattatcatcactgtttccagccataagttctttggttgaggattgctcAACCTTTCCTAAcgtctcggtgagatttcttttcttCCTCAACTGTCGTAGTTTTTTTTTCTATCTcgggctcgtatggtagcacttctttcgcAGAAGCTTGAGCCATGTACCAATCTAAACCTGTAACTTGCGCACAGTCAataacaccaaacgtaaaaaggaacaaataaaataaaataaaaagaaaaaaattcctaaattagcactacaaactatttcaaacactattgattgccaatctccGGCAACGAAACCAAAATTTGATGAGCGCataacacacacttaaattatgctcgctaatcaaatatagtatagtataatatcgtatccacagggattggatttaaacattattctcgtagtttctagcttagTTGCTATCGAGGAGAATCAACGGtttagatttatgtgattaataaataaaatttactaagaatctaaagctattgactaatgacaatagaaacaaggaataagcaaagaaagctatcaatgggagaagatagggttttgataggatatgtgcaagataattgttcaggatataactctagataattcacttctaatgttcgaGTCTCACGAAtccactcaattattagttcaaatgttaggcaaaaactcctctctcgattaagtcttaacctcagaAGATGATCCAATTTAAGCACggaaagatatgcaagaatgtgtagtggattggtctttaggaaaccctctttcgattattctcctaactaggtttaatcaatgattcaactagcctctttcgattactaagaagaatctatgaactcaaccaaaaatataattctaagatatcacaagttatgcctctctcgattatatgaacaagtgaatatagatacaacaattaatttatccaaaaaataattcaatacataaaactagagttataatctacaaataatcatcaatacaccaaatccatcaaaccctaaagcgAACTACTCTAtggatatggagcaattcatcacaaataaaattaaagtatagggaAACATAAATttaatccaaactcgggtcttgagtgaagaaagaatgatgaaatccttgtgctcgtgttcttccaactcttCCTTAGCATCCGTAAGTTGAatgtatgtcaaaagtccagaaaataatattttccatgtatttataccaagtagggtcgggcccaaacgaaaccaccttctcctagccgaaataggacattgGCTATGTAAATATTACACAGGCGCACCGCATGGGGTGACGCGCCATGTGGGTCATTAGTGGGAAAATCTAGAGAGCTAACAATTTGACAGACAACAGGATTTGGTCAGCAGCAGCACCCCACGCGCCGCGGTTGTAGGATTTTCTCAGAGTATGGTGAAACTTtaatttttgacatccagacttggttcacgacccccgaacacgatccctgcataatcccttgggcttttccGTAGACTTCAAAGATCCAGATAGCTCGAATTAGTTCTATAACATCTATATAGCTCGAAATCActtctacaaggcataaaacacacaataagtgcaaaatgcTATCAATTAAAGCTTAAACACaggtaaagtgcagtgaattagagtgtaataagtgactaaaatacaaGATTATATCCTACCACCACCTATGCatctcggcagttgaaggttcatgagaagaattacacaTATGCATAATTTAGAGTTGGTAGTCATTGTTAacgcgctgaagatttagagCACTATTTGTACGGCATTCCATGTGAGGTGTATACCAACCATCACAGTATCCAACACGTATTCAAGCAGAAGGGCCTTAATTTGTGGTAGAGGATATGGTTAAAGTTCTTGAAAGACTacgatatttttatattataccATTAGGAGAAGTCCAATGTAGTGTCTAATgtattgagtaggaaggctaagAGCATGgacagtttggcatatttaccggtagtggagaggccactagccatggatgttcaggctttggccaaccagtttgtgagattggaagtttcggagcctagccgggttcttgcttgtATTGTGGCACAGTCATCGTTGTTGGATCATTCCAAGGCtcaccagtttgatgatcctcacttatttGTGTTGAAGGACATAATGCATAggggtggttccaaggaggttatgattagagatgatggtgttatgaggcttcaaggccggatttgtgttccaaatgttgattggttgaaagagttgatccttgaggaggctctaTTCACCGAGGTgtcacaaagatgtaccatgactttAAACAACACTATCAGTGACAGAGGTTGAAGAAAGTTATTGTTGattatgtctctcggtgtttgaattgtcaacagctaaagtatgagcatcaaaatCTGGATGGGATGACTTAGAAATTGGAGATAccggagtgaaagtgggagcgcatcactatgaattttgtggtaggcttaccacagaCTTTGAGGTATTATGACGCAgtctgggttattatggatcggttgactaagtttgcacacttcattccggtgatgacttcttattcttcagagtggttggctcagatttacttTGGAAGATTATCCGTCTGCACGGcgtgcccatttccatcatttctgatcaaggcACACAATTTTGGAGAGCCGGGCATCTTGATTTGGGCATGTAGGTTGAGATGAGTACTGCATTTCATCCTTAGACAGACGGACAATACGAGTGCACTATTTGGATATTGGAGAACATGTTGCAGGCATGCTCTATGAATTTCGGGGGTCAGTGGGACCAGTGTTTCCCTCAatggagttcgcctacaacaatagctatcagtcgagtatccagatggctccatatgaggccttgtatgagaGGCAATGTCATTCGCCGGTTGGTTGGtatgagcccggtgaggctagattattgggcactaatttggtttgtgatgctttgctaaaggttaaggtgattcgggAGCTACTTCGTacaactcagtccaggcaaaGGAGTTATGCAGATCGTAAGATTCGAGGTGTGGCATATATGGCGGGTGATAaggttcttcttcgagtttcgcctatgaagggcgtgatgtggtttgggaagaagggcaagttgaggccGAGGTTTAATGGCCCGTTTGATATCttggagagagttggagaggttcCTATAGGCTTGAATTACCTCCTAGCCTAGCAAGGGTACATCTGGTATTTCACGTTTCCATGCTTTGGAAGTACCATGAGGACAGGACCTCAACACGGTTCATCTTGATAAGAAATTGACCTATGAGgaagagtcggtggctattctagactgGTAGGTTCGAAAGCTGTGATCTAAGAGTTTTTCTTCTATGACagtgcaatagagaggtcagccaATTCAGGAGGCCACGTGGGAGTTCGAGTCTGATACGgagtgtcacgacctaaaccgatgggccgcgacgggcacccggtatctTACTTAACTGAGTACCAGCATaatgtatcttttcgtatcatactatcataggaaaATGAGACGGAAAGCTAgtcgtgagataactagaataaaacatgtaataccaacttatacataagacatactgCCTATAAGACAAAAGTGATCACTCGTATCCTGAACATAgtccgataaggccatacaatatttcatatacatgacatctgtctacaagcctctaagaatacataattgtcataaaggtcgggatagagccccgccataccaatcaatacatatcttaatcatactaaccaaataacaactccgaagcaaatagagagcaccaataccttccgctgagctgatagcctacttagacGACTCTCggcctgtctatcaggacctacgggcatgaaatacagtgtccccaggcaaaagggacgccAGTATAAATATTGTACCGAGTATGttaggaataaaaatcagtaaataatagacataagaaacatggagtaaaagactcaacatttaagtctgaataactctgtgaatcaataatatttacaatgccatgcatatgtgtatcaatggcataccatgcataggtatatgcatacataacatcatcaagcctctcagggcatcccatcatattatctcggccactgtgggcaaatcttcaacgtataccagctgatcaggtggtggtgcgtatataacgccgtaaccttttctcatataccatatatatatatatatatatatatatatatatatatatatatatatacgcgtatataataccatctggtcatgggtcaatataaatGAAAGCAATGCATGAGAAGCATGTCAATAacatctctcggaacgtcataagaccattatgcctttgattgatGTCATGAAATTAACTTTATCAACCTATGTAttttatgagacccatgaacaaatgatagaacAATAAGACACATGaggaatcaataacatagacacccctagtatttttatgaatagagtaatttatgaaAGTTGAGTATTTTACCTGTTTCATTTGTAACATTTGGATCatgctaaaaagaaagaaaggatagccttaacatacctaaaccgattctcttgacaatccctctaacacatgtctttTGTGAAAACGTGtaacggcaagatcggagtaggtaAATATCCGTaagatattcttgagaaagattataccgagcttccttagaattgcaaaagtgtcacgttgctaagatgctaAGGAAGTTTTGTTTGAATTCTTATTGCAGATCTGATGCTTACCATTTTGATATAAGCACCTCTCTTTGAATTAGAGAGGTCTTATGCTTTAATGGATATGGGCCTCACATTTCAAGGCTTGGTGTCACATAATCCTTTTAAATGGGCCACCTTTCAATCTCTTTTAAGAGTCATTAAATGGGAAAGGGGATGCTACCATGTTGGGGCCCTTTTGGcttcatccaaaatcttaatttATTATACtctaattccttaattaactaattaatttcccattaatcaataattaaacaattacccacataattaagaattatctcaaattacttaaaacactactcacttttaacataccttatacacctcactattatggtcatgtggtaccttgtatggcacaagtccataaataccaggtattatagcttggaccgtattttatctcaaaatgtcaaacttcgacgaaattcattctctttgatttgcttaccccctcaccttcacaaatttactcatcacttgtttgaaatagcataatacttataatctcatccctgaacttacgtcgattaacttacggcgaaactttaacatacgaaaatgtgggatgtaacatctcattttttagcctccatcaatttacttatggcgtactttcacgtatgaaaatatggggtgtaatatcattcccccctttggaacgttcgtccttgaatgttgactgatgcacttatcattttcata
Protein-coding sequences here:
- the LOC138898753 gene encoding uncharacterized protein; translated protein: MDSLAYLPVVERPLAMDVQALANQFVRLEVSEPSRVLACIVAQSSLLDHSKAHQFDDPHLFVLKDIMHRGGSKEVMIRDDGVMRLQGRICVPNVDWLKELILEEALFTEVSQRCTMTLNNTISDRG